Proteins encoded within one genomic window of Geotalea daltonii FRC-32:
- the coaE gene encoding dephospho-CoA kinase (Dephospho-CoA kinase (CoaE) performs the final step in coenzyme A biosynthesis.), producing MRIIGLTGGIASGKSTVAELLKDMGIPVIDADQLSRQVMIPGESAYNAIVSEFGTSILNSDLTINRTALGKVIFADPAARLRLEAITHPAIRRRAEEELLQLKQTGARIVIYMAPLLIEAGATSRVDEIWVVYVDRETQLKRVMARDQVTMEEAQQKIAAQMPMEVKKLHGSVVIDNRGSKKELATLVRELWEREVLQKQQ from the coding sequence GTGCGTATAATCGGGCTTACGGGGGGAATAGCCTCGGGAAAGAGCACAGTGGCCGAACTACTCAAAGATATGGGAATCCCGGTCATTGATGCGGACCAGCTATCGCGCCAGGTTATGATCCCTGGGGAATCCGCCTATAATGCCATTGTATCCGAGTTCGGCACAAGCATCCTCAACAGCGACCTTACCATCAACCGCACTGCCCTGGGCAAAGTTATCTTTGCTGATCCTGCCGCCAGGCTTAGACTGGAAGCCATTACCCATCCCGCCATACGCAGGCGGGCAGAAGAAGAATTGCTGCAATTGAAGCAAACAGGCGCCCGGATTGTCATTTATATGGCACCCCTGCTCATAGAAGCGGGAGCCACCTCAAGAGTCGACGAAATATGGGTAGTTTACGTTGACAGGGAAACGCAGCTAAAACGGGTGATGGCACGGGACCAAGTGACCATGGAGGAGGCTCAGCAGAAAATAGCCGCCCAGATGCCAATGGAAGTTAAGAAGCTTCATGGATCAGTGGTGATCGACAACCGGGGAAGCAAGAAGGAACTGGCAACCCTGGTGAGGGAGCTGTGGGAAAGGGAAGTTCTGCAAAAGCAGCAATAG